The sequence below is a genomic window from Coffea arabica cultivar ET-39 chromosome 8e, Coffea Arabica ET-39 HiFi, whole genome shotgun sequence.
TATATTTGCTGAACAGCTGAGaacacaagcaagaaaacaaTGAGAGCAAATTGGTGACCGAGAACGAGCAAAAGAGAATAAGAGCCATGCGGACCCACAAACCGCTTCGGACAGCAACGACCAACCACGCGTGTAAATTAAAAGAGAGCCACCTGGACATAAGTGGGAATGTACAACGAAACCACTGCCACCCATCATCAAAGGACGAAAAGGCCCCTCAAAGCCAGACAAATCACGGCATAACCGGCTCATCTGCACTGTTCACAAGGCGTTGGACGCTTTATATATGTAAGATTAGTCAGTATCTTCTTCTGCtgctttatttttgcttttaagTAATAGTTCACCTGCTTCCGTGCCTTAATTAACAGTAAGTATTAGTATCTCAGTTAACCGCCATTTCATTTTATATGGGAGTAGTATTAGTCAATTAATATCTTCTTCTGCtgatttatttttgcttttaagTAATAATTCACCAATTTCACCTGCTTCCGTGCCTTAATTAACAGTAAGGATTATCTCAGTTAGGTTACTCCTATTATTGTGAATAGAATTATCGTGGGTTGACTTGGGAATTATCTTCTTCTCCAGTGATTATATGTTAAAAAGTCAAAGTGGGATGGCGATTGATGGTTGCAGCAATCTCACTCTTTCGTCAGCCTTGATGTTTTCTACACAGGTAAAcgtgtttgataataaaaaatataatattttattaattaaatgatattaaattttttaaataaaattattttaaaaaataaataataaactatacactcaaatatatcaaatttaatacttaacaatttaataatttaacgaATTCacgttttaaattttaattttatcaaacacatccTTAGTTCCCGTGATATTAAACGAacatgacattttttttttaacacccTGCCAGGTCTCACATTCATGTACTAGTACTACAAGGTTAGGTGTGAGCGGTGGAAACAGTTGTCATGGAGGACAGCTTATGCCTTCAGTGGAACCATGTAAACTCTTCGTAAATGATTTAATTACTATTAATTATAATGCAACCCGTAAAATAAACAAGTTAATAAAAATTACTCCAATGATACAGAAAATTTGAGGCCAATGATTTATGCTGGAGCTTTTCCATATTGGAATTAATGCAAAAGCAAATCTTTAGCTGCTCAGCAGTAACATCAGCCAGCAAGTTGAGGAAAAGCCCAGCGGCTTAGTTATCCGGCTCCAACGAAACTTAGCAGTACCCACTTGCAATGAGCAATTATTATATCTCCCCGGTATCCGAGGAAGAAATCATCCGTTGAGTTTGACTTTCAACCAGCAGCCAGGTGACGCCGACCCAATTAAAGGACCTAGAGCACAGATATAAATCCAGTGAACAAGCCTGCGCTGGTGAATTTTTGCCCATTCTAGCAAAATATTATAACTGCTACTATTAGAGGAGTCAATCCTTGGCAATCCTATTCCACAGCAATCACTACCTTCAACAGCCTCATTTTGCAATCCAGAAGCAGCGAATGAAAGATGGGCAGGACTGGCTGCACCATAGATGGTTCCCTTGATGACTCCAAGTTCAACCAGCCTATCCCATGGATCGGCTTGTATGTTGCAGCAGCATCTGCAGCTTGTGCAATCGCCATGGCCATTGATACCCTTCACGGCTTACGCTACAAAAAGATCTGGTTTCCTTCCAAGTTCTTCTCTCTCAATGCAACAAGCCTCACCCTTTTAGCCGTGGCAACTAAACTTTCCGTTGATCTGAACACCTCCATGCCCCAGCGGCAGGATCAGCTGGCAAAACTTAGCAGCACCGTCTTCATCTGCACAGTGATGGCTAATTTCATGCCTTCGCTTGGAAACATGGAGAGCAAAGAGCTCCTGGCAAACTTGGTGGCTTTGGGAATTTTTGCAATCACAGTCATAGTGAACATCTGCATCCAGTTAGGTACGGGTGTGATTTATGTTTTCTGGAGGGAATACGCAGTTACCATGGCTGTTATGATAATTTTGCTAGCACTCATGATTTCTTCAGCTTTGACGATTCCTATGACAAAGAGTTACTTTGATCTCAAATACAAGAAAAAACATAAATTAGCAGTGAAAGAGTGCAATGATAAATCTAACAGATGCCCATCCCAGAAAGCATCTCACAGATTGAAGGAAGATTTGACAAAATACTGGATCATGGCACACACCTGTAACCCCCAGTTTGTCATGGCGCGCATAGCAACATGCAGTGCCTCAGGAGCATTCTGCCTTTTGAGCACCGCAACTTTAGCAGAAGCTATGATCCGTTGTTTCTTCATGCCCTGGGAGTTCAAGTTCTGTGTGGGAGACTCAGATTTCAAGTGGTCAACTACGCTCATTTTAATAATTCAAACCGTAGCAATCGCAGTTGGCACGGTAGCTCCAGCTTCAAGATGGTTCGCTACCATCAATTTCAGGTGCCCAAAGAGAGCACACAAGGCCTGcaaaaataaattcaaactGGAGAAATACTGGACCCTCAAGCTCAAGCAATTAAAAGAGTGCCCATTGGGCTCGAGGTTGTACAGTCGGTTTTATAGAAAGCTTGCACACAACCTAAAAGGCAAAATCTTGGATTTGTGTATCTGGATGCAGATTGGGGTGGTGTTCTTAAGCAAGCAAGTCCGGTTTATCTCCCTGTTCTTTATCATCAGGTTCCTGATAAGCTACCGGTCCTTCTCAAACATGATCAGGCGCCTCAATACCAGCAATAGTATGTCCCTCTATGATTCAGAGTTAGAGTCACAACCTAATCCAATGCAGGATCTTAGTCGTTTTGTAATGCACCTGGAGGGAGAGGAAGAGTTCATTCATATGATGACGAGAAAAAACTGCGACGCTACTGGCCATTGGATCAGGATGGGGCAAAAGCAGCAGCCAAAACATGCCATACAACTCTTGGAGAAACTCAAGTCTTCTAAGGAGTTTGAGGGAGTAATAAAGTTTGACAGTGACCTGGTCCATTCATTAGATTCCGAAGAACCTCCAAATTGCTGGGCGCTTCCTGTAGTGACATTAACAAGCATTGCAGTGGCACTTCCCAAAGTTGACCGTGACTTGGTTAAACAGTTGATAAATAGCGTACACGAAGCACTCAAATACATCAATTTCATTGAAGACAACCTAGATGCAAAAAAAGACTTGATAAACGTCAGGAAGGCAGCAGAAGTACTGTGGGTAGGAGTCGATCTCCATTACAAGTGGATGGATGTGGATCTCCACCAACTATCCCTCCAAGATAAgcgtccaaaagtaatattcgAAGAACTTGCTGAAAAAGCAAAGCAAAGGTTTAAGGAATTTAAGGAGAAAGATCCAATAGCTTATCTAAGGGAAAATGCTTCCAAATGGCCAACCAATTTGTTAGTCGCCAATTCAATGTATAGAATATGTCAGACTCTTGTGCTAAGTTCTGATAGCGGAGAGTGGGAATGTGGCAAGACAGCATTTGAGAAACTGTCTGCTATGATTACTGAAATAGCTGGGGCTTGCTTTACAAACTTACACCATGCGATCTCTGAGCAATGCCACCAAAGTGCAATTGAACAGAGGGAAGATAGAGTTCGCAATGCCATTCTTCTTCTTGGGAAAACAGAGAAGATATTGGAGATTCTCGAGCAGCAACCACTCCCAAGTTCAAACCCTGAGCATTTGTTGCACATTGACCATTGGAGGATGTTGAGCAAACGCAAAGATCTTCTGGAGTGCAATTCTTCATCCACAAAAACTGACACAGCCTCCAGTAACTCCCCAGACTTGTATCTTACTATTGACTGAGAACTAAagttggaaagctgggaatagATAAGCAGGTTATGTAAATTTCAAAAGAAGCATAATTATTTGCTTCCAGAGCTAATTTCAAAAAAAGTGATGCTGTATTAAAAAATGTTTAATCATCTTTGTACATATATAGTAAACCTTTGTATTGCTATCAATGCCAAAAGCTCACTTGGAAACTGAACAATATTTCATGCTTAGTTATAGTATTTGAATGAAGAAAGGATGGCAAGATGGATATCAATGGTGTACATAAGTACATAATGAGCTACCTCAAACCCAAGTAAAAAGTGTAGAGCCTAAAGCAGCTGTGAAgaaaaaacataaaagaaaaattgagaCAAGGGAGCATTCCAAGCTGCAGCAGTTAGACCAAATTAACACATCCAAGCAGCAATGCTTTTCACCTAGCTGCTGATTTCTTCCGCCTAATCATTCAGCACTGAATAGCACAAACATATAGACAAAGTTCAGCAAATAGGTATGAAAGGAAGCAATGAACTAACAAAACAAATGTTTACATATTACCATTTACAATTGCAAGATGAGGTGAGAGAAAGAAGCGAAAGTCCTTATAAAAGGACTA
It includes:
- the LOC113703746 gene encoding uncharacterized protein produces the protein MGRTGCTIDGSLDDSKFNQPIPWIGLYVAAASAACAIAMAIDTLHGLRYKKIWFPSKFFSLNATSLTLLAVATKLSVDLNTSMPQRQDQLAKLSSTVFICTVMANFMPSLGNMESKELLANLVALGIFAITVIVNICIQLGTGVIYVFWREYAVTMAVMIILLALMISSALTIPMTKSYFDLKYKKKHKLAVKECNDKSNRCPSQKASHRLKEDLTKYWIMAHTCNPQFVMARIATCSASGAFCLLSTATLAEAMIRCFFMPWEFKFCVGDSDFKWSTTLILIIQTVAIAVGTVAPASRWFATINFRCPKRAHKACKNKFKLEKYWTLKLKQLKECPLGSRLYSRFYRKLAHNLKGKILDLCIWMQIGVVFLSKQVRFISLFFIIRFLISYRSFSNMIRRLNTSNSMSLYDSELESQPNPMQDLSRFVMHLEGEEEFIHMMTRKNCDATGHWIRMGQKQQPKHAIQLLEKLKSSKEFEGVIKFDSDLVHSLDSEEPPNCWALPVVTLTSIAVALPKVDRDLVKQLINSVHEALKYINFIEDNLDAKKDLINVRKAAEVLWVGVDLHYKWMDVDLHQLSLQDKRPKVIFEELAEKAKQRFKEFKEKDPIAYLRENASKWPTNLLVANSMYRICQTLVLSSDSGEWECGKTAFEKLSAMITEIAGACFTNLHHAISEQCHQSAIEQREDRVRNAILLLGKTEKILEILEQQPLPSSNPEHLLHIDHWRMLSKRKDLLECNSSSTKTDTASSNSPDLYLTID